The window GTTTGCCTTTGCCCTCCTATGGCCTTTTGTCCCTCAGTTCGTGTGCAACTGCTTCTTCTACTGGGCGCTCTACTTCAGTCCCATCATTAATATAGACATGGTGGTGCAGCAGCTAATGCACCCAGAAACACAGGCGCTGTAACAAACTGCATGTAGTCAGTGCCCAATTAATGCCATACGGTTCACAGCAAATAAAAGTAGATAGCCAGAAATCCAGTTGCTGAAGAGAAgtattcattttcagcattaaGCTCACTCGAGACTGGCTTTGTTTGCTGTTGGAAAGGAAGTTTTCTCACTTCCTGTCTTGTCTCTCTGCTGGATGGTTGCCATGTGGAACAAGAGAGGCTTTGAGCTATTGTAGGAGAAGCAAAACCTAAGATAAGACACGGTGAAATATCTGTGATCTTATTGACTGGAAGAGATTACTGCAGTGATCTCTCTTTGCGTGCACAGTGCATTCACAAACCACATTGCCTAAATGGTCCAGAGGGCAGTTATGCAAATGAGTCATGTTCAAACATTGGTGGCAGTGAATTCTTGCCTCATAAGAAGTTTCCTGACAGTTGATAGCTTTGTAGCACGGAGATGGCCATAGTCAAGTAAAAGACCTGGGTACTGACAGTGGAACAAAGCAAATAtagattcatttttgtttaacttcTATTTTCAAATGTCCTTTTGGCACGTTGTCCGAAATCACCTAAATGAACAACTGTTGCTTTAGAAGTATCAGTTTGAACGAAGCAGTATCCCGAGTGTATATAAATGCTTATTCTGCATAAGTTTCAGTGCGCTCTTTGGGTCTGCAATGTGGCTCTGGCTGTGACTGCAATCTCGGTGCTAGAGCTGTCCGACAATTCCTTCGTCAAGGTTCGGTAATGTGATTATGAAATGTTTCAAGTGATTTCTAGAGGTTCATTGTCCTGCAGCCTCTTAGGGACCCTCAAGCTTTGCCAGTGATTCAAGGGAAAAAAGAATAACAGTCATGGGGGACATGTCTGTTCCAGGAAATCCAGACATTCCTTCCCCAAGATTTGTGACACTtagatttgaaataaaacttctgttcttaaaatattttgagatgCTGATACaaatcttttcacatttttatgattttacgGAGAAACTGTCTGTAGCAGATTTTATTTGCTTGTACTGCTGACAAAGATTgtgttgcacatttttttatttttcaaaagaaatatttgtttgcagTTTACATTTCCATGTGGTGGGTGGTTGTTTTACAGCTAATCAGAGACATGCTATTTCTTACATTGTTCATTTGCACTTCAAAGTTCTACACTGTGATTTTGTTCTTCAATGTTCTCTaatgacaaaggaaaaataaagatttttaaataatgttatcctgttgttttttctcatgaTGTCGAAATTGCTGGACAACTAAATGGTAATGAAAAAAGCAGTGTGGGCATGTGATGAGCTTATCTTCTGAAACAGAAATGTCATTTGTTGTCTAAAAtttcagttggttttttttttttttttttttttttccgtctctGCTCAGGTGTAGTAATAGTAGACAAATATACAGACACAAAGATATAACTTTTGGATTTGCAGATGGAAAATCTTTGCTTGTCTATTTCGCTCTTTTATTTATGAGGAAAAACCTCTCGATTGGACGGTTCGACCACTTATCCTCTGGAAAACGGCTGCAGAGCATCTGGAGCAAAATCTACACATAAGCCGCTTTTCAACATTTACAACTGCGGAGTTGATGGATTTTATTGATCATTTATTAACCTTCATAATTGGCTCATTACAAAACTGACAAATCCAAGACACTTTATTAATGTCGTACTAAGAGTTTCAACTGCAAAGCTGATGATTTATTAGAAAGTGTGAAACCCTAAGTATTTATTGAGGGtttaccaacatttataactgcattatGACTGAATAGAAACACACAGCCTTGTTATtaccaaaacatttcatttaaacagGGTATGAGGGATGAGAGTCTTTATTCTAACAGAATGTGAACTTCTTAACttaaaaaatggaataaaacagCTCTTACCaccaacatttcacatttactgAATTATTCTCTCTACATTTGAACCATTTTAAGTTTTGCACGCAGATCAACAGCTATAGTCAaatgctatatatatattttaatgaagGGTTACACAATAAGTCTGCACTTGTTAATTAGCAGTTTATAATATGATTTTGGTCCAAATGTCTAAATGTGATTTTCCTCAACATGGCACCCgcaaagttgttcttattaatggcttataactggCAGTAGTGTGCATtgtattatagtatattatattaccaccattgtaaaatgtaaattcagcATGTAGTATGTCTAGGGGTCTGTCTTTAGTctctatttttctattatatttatttatttttttatttttatactttatttggTCTacagtatctatctatctatctatatatatctatgcCACAACTActgtttaatttactgtttaagtttatttctttcttttttaggttcatgaaataaaaactaatgcagcaacatttaaagaaatgccccttttttaaaaatatctgtttgCTCCGCGAattgtatttagttttttttttttcacttaaaaatatcaatacaaaTTCCCAATAGGCACGTACAACTGTAAAAAAGTGTAAAGTTTAATTGATCCAAGTTTCGAGAACGACCGCCCTCTAGCGTCCCATGGTCGTCATGGCAGCAACGGTTGTCGCCATTACGTAAGGGACTGTCTCAAAAGAGCACGTAAGACACAAAACGCAAAAAAGAATTACTAATCCAAATTAAAAGACGATAATTTTTTTAGACcagtttttctcctctttgacGTAAGTATATCTAACTATCAATCGTCAACTATCAATTTTTAATATACGTTTCGTCGACGGCGTTAAACGTTACCGCGCTTTATTAAACCGCCGACAACATTTCACAGACGACCCCCACGCACACTTCCTTGTTGCGGAAGTGAAAAGTCTACGTGGGGAAGAAAGGTTGGCCTGACCGTGTCTGAACAGCATACACACCAGCAACACCGATGTCCAATCCAGGTTAGCTCTGTCTGCCGTCGAACCAGTCTTCCTTCCTCCCACCCACCCCCTTGCCTGTTAGGCAAATGGACGCGTTGAGCAGCGGCAGCCGGGGCGTATAAATGGGACGGAGAGCCGACGACAGGCTGTAATGCTGCGCCGTGTGCGGCAGTCTCTCCGGCAGGTGCTGTTTCTGATGGCCCGGAGACCGGATCTACTCTGCGGGGCAATCGCGCTCGGCGTCCTGCTCATACTCGCGGTCAAGTTCACATGCAGGTAAACAAGACCAGCCTCGGTTCGTTTTCTGCTAGTGTGagcttgttttggtttgatCGGGGTAACACGAGAACTACCGAACATCAGAACTGAACCTTTTACTGAGACATAAATGTTGTTGTGCCATTAGTAATCTGTAAATTGACTGGTCCTGATCATACTCTAGATATAACCAGGTCCTTATTAAGTAGTAACGTTGCAGCTGGCAGAAACTGACGACTACTGAAGGACAAGAGGATTAACTCGTTCTTTAAACCGTTTAAACAGACGGTGTACTTCCAGAGTGCCACAACCAACTCAGCCCTGCCATCCTCTTCCACCGAACCCAGCTGTGGAGATCACAAAGTGGGCAACTGCAGGGGGGACTTGGGACGCCCATGGGCCAAAAAATTTGCAGGGGGCCCCCCCACTGACCCCCTTACCTGTAGCCCTCTGAATATGAACCCTGCCACCTCCAAGTTCCCATTAAGTCCTGTGCAAACCAGATCCCATGTGCTGAAGCGATATACAGTACGTCTTAGGTCAGGTCACTTTATTCAGGAATATGCTTCATGGGAAGGCAATGCACACTAAAATAACAGAGGTCTTAAAACCGGGGTCTGGCACAGGGCTCCTCCACAAGACAGGGTCAGATCAGGTAATCAGTTAATAATTCACGACTCACCTTAgttgatactgtatgttagtggtacccggttggtaatccagctATGCCAAAAGACCCAGGTTTACTCCATAGCATTTGGGTccacataatttgattaatcgcATTTGTCAGAAATCTGAACCACGGAGGCCCTAAATATATCAACTATATCCTCCATCCTGTGGCCCCTCTGTTGTAGAGGGACTCTGTGTCACAATCTAGTATTAAGAACCTTAATCGTTTTAGTTTGTACTGACCTCCtctgttgtaaagttgtgtttttatcaaactgctttagtttttgtgtgtctcGCATAGAAACGCAGAAAGTCTCCGGGAAGGTCGTGCTATTCCATAATAGGagaactgtaaggctgcaaccaacagcTGTctatgaacagaaaaataatcagcaacttttttgataattgattaatcattttgagtcatttatttatttatttatttattttagagaaaaatgctgaatttcTCTGGTTGCACCTTctgttatttgaatattttccagTTTCCTTTGTCCTCCCTGATAGTAAACTTTTGGACTgtttatcaaacaaaacaagacatctgaagacgtcaacttgggctttgggaagtggcgatggacattttttccagttttctgcCATTTGATTGACCTTAGGACTTATTGTCGAATGAACGAATCTGCCATGTATAGCGGGGGTCAATAGGGGcccaagaaaaaaatgtttgcccTGGGGCCCTGTGGGAGATTAATCTGGCCAAGGACAAGAAGATGAACTAAttctttaaactgtttaaacagATGGTTTACTACCCAGGAGTGTTACTGTAatcctttaatttttctaatGAAGATTTTGGCCTCTATTTGTAAATGACCCTGAAGAAAATAGTTTAACAACAGATTCAGCTCTGTCGTCGTTCCAGTAAATCCAGCTGTGGAGATTTGAAAAGATTGGAACTTGAAACAAATTGCAGACAAATGATCTCAGGCGCATCCTGCTTCTTTTCCCTGCTCAggagtggtggaaaaagtattgCAATCTTTTAATTGAGTGGAAGTAGtaatattattgtaaaaatactctgttacagaTTCAAGCCCAAGTATTTCAGGCAAATCAAATCACACGTAAAAATAACCTGAAACTTTTTTGAGATCTGACTTTGGAACCTTGAAATGGGTAatattcactattttctgacacgttatagaccaaatgataaACCAAAACTATTATTGGCAGATTAGTCCATAATGACAGTCGTTGCAGCCGTAAACCAACTGGGATCTTCATTATGTTGTGCAGCTGATCTTAATGGGGGACTCGTTGTGTCagaaaattgtggaaaaaaacccCGCACGAGCTCCCAGAGCCCACTGtgaagttgtttgttttatctgaccaacagtctaaaacccaaatatattcagtgtacagtgatacaaaacaaaaagaaaaaaagcaaatcccCGTAACTGACGAGCCttaaccagagaatgtttggcaattttgcttGATGGATGACAAACAAGCAGCCGATCATCAAAACTGTCTGCGATGAATTTCTTCAATCGCACTAAACGGCGCACACTCAGTGAACCCAGCTGTGTAGGTCACTGCCGGAAGTGAGAATTGAGACTTGAAGCAAAGGGCAGGCAAATAAGCTCAAGGAAATCCGTCTTCTCCCGTGGTTCAGTGACCGTGATAGTTATGCTCCAGCTGTGGCAACCCCGGAGTAAAGAGATGATATGCATATGCATCATGTTGTTGTATAGGGATGCGGCGTTTTCTCTCCTCTCGCCTGATACCAGTTCCGTTACCTCAACTCCGGGTATCTGCAGATACAGAGTTCTGATCCAGTACCAGAGCTCTCTTTAGCCctaatttaaaatcaaatgtctCAACTCATTGGAATCACTTTTATGCAAGGTAACGCTGGTATCGGTTTCAGTACCAGTCAGGTATATGAGATTGTTGCATCCCTAATGTCCATGTATATCGtgatttactgcattttttGGAAAACTCAGTCATGAAACTGGATCAAAtgaccaaacaaaaacatatgttGTACCTATTTCACTCTACAAATCAAGGTACTTCGTCACATGCAGTATAAAAAGTATGGCAAAATGACTGGCTGTAGACAAGTTTCCATTGTTTCAGGATACATGTATAACCCTCATTATTGTTGTCATTATGATTCCTGATTGACGCTGAAATCTTTTCTCTCCGTAGCCGTGCTAAGAATGTGGTGGCAGCAGCTCAGCCTCCGGTGCGGTTCTTCTCTGCCGAGGCCCCGGTAGTCGACCTCTACTTGGGTCAGCTGGACCAGGTGAGATTCAAAGACAGAGACGCATTTAGTTTCTCAAAGCATTTCAACTGTAAGTCTCAGTCCCTGGCAGTAATACATTCAAGATCACACTTTAAAACACGAAAAGCAGAATTAAAGTCTAGGGCAGCAATTAAGGCTAGAACGTGccttaacattaacattttctctCCAGGTGGAGAAACTGAGGAGTGTGGCAGAGGTGTCTCTCATCTTCTTCTATGCTCCCTGGTGCGCTCACTCGATGGCTGCCCGACAGGAAGTGCAGCAGGTTGCTAAGAAGCTGGCCAAACAGGTACAGGACACGTGAGGTGACGACAAGCACCGCACCGCTGGTTCGTTTAAATCCCAGACAGTGACCTTAACTGACACCATGTTGGACGACCGCTGACAACGTAGCAGAAAACTAGGGCTTGTTATAGTAGCACGCTTGTCAACTTACATACCGTGGACACATTAAACATCCAGAGgagtaaatatactgtaacgTCTAGGGCTCCATGAGATGAGGGCTCGTTACCTAAAGTGCTGAGACAGAGTGGTATTGATGCCTGTGTTCAGATAAATAGTTAAGGATTAAACTGACAAACAGCACAAAAGAGTTACTCGGTTTATGTGGAATTAATAGAAATCTGTTGGAATTATAAAATCAAATCGACCCTTTAATTCACAATGAAAAAGTTATTGACTAGAAAGTGTCTGAGTCTTGCGATTGCGTACCACACACATGACCGAGAATGATAACACAGCATAACCTGTCTTTTTGCTCCGGAAATAGTTCTGCTTGTTTAACCCCgcccgcctctctctctctctctcacacaaacacaggtgcAGTTTGTGGCCGTTAACTGCTGGTATAGTCAGGGGAAATGCAGGAGGCAAAACCGCTTCTACCAGTACCCCGTCATCCATCTGTTTTATAGAAGGTAAGACGGAGTAGACTTTAGTTATAGTAGATGGCGGGGAATCGGGGGGGAAGTGTGCCAGGCCAGCACACGTGTATTCTACGTGCATGCCGTAATAGTAATGACTGCTTTTGAAAACCTTTCTCACTTCATGGCTCAAAATGAGTTACCCATTAAAAGAAGTCTGGAACCTCCAGTTTCACTTGTTGGTCCATTCGGTACACATGACATGATGTGTTCCATGTCTGTCCGTCTTAGAAGAAGGATCCCTCCTCTGTCGCTCTTCCTGTGATTTCTTCCATTCCCCTTATCTGATTtgagggtctaaggatagagggtGTCCTGTGCTGTACAGATTATAAATCCCCTCGAGGCAAATCTGTGCTTTTGggctatgtaaataaaactgacgTGACTTCCTTTAAGATTTTCCAAATTCAATGTTGAAGATGCCCTTGTGGAGTTTTCCGATAtaacaaacaaatttttttgtgtgtgctgaatGCGTTTCCATCCTCATAGattgttttttatgtgtctAAATGAATTGTCTATGTGTACTTTTGTTTGCAAACTCACTTGCCTtaaattgctaaaaaaaaaaaaggtatttcgGATAGAaaaaacctgcattgtttacatccatgctTACCTTGCTAGCAGCCTCCTCTTTTCCTGCCTTTATTTGGTGAAGTGCTGCAATCGCTTCTCGTTGCGTTACCGCCACCTGTGGATCATTGGAAGAGTGTGAAACAGTTGGCAGGTGCAAGagcacaagaagaaaaacaaaacagggccGCACACTTAAAGCTTGGCTCCATAGCCATAATATGGTCAGAATCTCCACAGGGTTCCTTTAGCTCTCATCCCACATTCATTACTTTGGCAAAAAACGTAAGATTTTAGTCCTCGACTCCTCttaccagtgtttttgttaaaatatttgtaagGGGGCTGGTCGCATTTGCTTTATAACGTACTTACTTACAGAGCGGGTTATCTGGTTGTTTTCCCAGCTTTAACtgttttaaacaatttatctgattaaatgcattttacagaAGTGATTCTATAGTCGACCAGCAGAGTATGTTGGTCTACCACAGCTTACTTGTTATTTAGATGcttgaatgttttttatgagatcttatttgtatttttatgtttattttccagCAGTGAAGGACTAGAAATAGAGGATTAAGCCTTACAAATATAGTTATGAACATCCTCTGTCTCCATGGAGACACCTAGAGTAAAACTGGGACTGAATCATAGAAGTGGTTGTATAAATGATGCAAAGCTGCAACAAaccaatattttcattattgattcaacTGCCGATTATTTActtgactaattgattattgacgtgacatctttaaattctTATAACCCACTGAGACCCCCCACTGTGAAGTACTTTAACAAGTGCAgcatgtcaagtcaagtcagtctTATTTATATAGTCCAATATgacaaagagcaacagaggagggatccctcttcaGGGACGGGCAGATATGTAAATACATGTCATGTGTACAGAATAGAGCAACAGGCCAAACAGACATCAGTATTTCAGATGATGGATGTGTCCACAGATTCCCTCAGGAAATTGTTTAGTTGAGGTTTTATTCCGCTCATACTCTGATGCATCTTGTCTCGTGTTCATCCTACTTAGTGGCTGACGGTGTAAACAATAGCTGCACTCGTGAAATGTGTCGCAATTTTCCTGTTTGAATTTGGACCTCTGCTCTTCTCCttgaatgttaatattttaacgtgaaattttccttttttatgatTTTGACGACAGTGATGTTTAGTAGTATTTTAACTTGGACAAGTGAGCTGTTTGTGGGAGCTCACCTAATTGATCCATTACGtcgtctgtctttgtgtttctgtgctgcagGTTTGGGCCTATAGAGTACAAAGGTCCATTTGTGGCTCCGTATGTGGAAAGTTTTATCCTCAGAGTCATTACACCACTCACTTACCTCCCATCCAGAGCCACACTTGAAGACTTCCTCTCCTACCACGAGGTATTGTTTGGCCTCGGGCCATCTGACGGAGAGTTGGCAGAGAATCGCCCACAAAGTTTATGCCCGATCGTGTGTTGCTGGTCGATTCTGTACTTTAAAGATTTAGAGTTATGCAATTTTGCCATTAATAACTCTCTTAAAGAAATGGTCTGAAAGTTAAAAGTCTTGGTTAAATTGTGTTACATGATCTAAGTCGTCTTATATGAATGAAGCTATGTTACCATTCTGATTGGTTGTGTCCTCTGTATTTCTAGCCTCGAGTGGTAGGTTTCTTCCAGTTTAACTCCTCTCCTCAGCCGCCAGGGTACATCACATATTTGTCCTCTGCCCTGCATGCCCTCAAAAGGGGTAAGAAGTGACCATACAGCACTGAGACCGGTTCTTACAGATCCTTAAATATTTGTGATCATGTCTAGAACTGAAACACTTAGTCGGTTTAATGGATTTGTCGATTGGCATAAAATAAATtgcaacaattctgataatcatttaattaaacaaaaaaaagcattcgCTGATTCAAGTATCTCAAATATGatgattttcttctttatcgTATATGAAACTACTCTGAATTAAGGCTGCAAGCgccgattattttcattatccattaatccATCGATTATTTCTAATTTGATTGTTCtgtggtctataaaatgtataaaatgaaatggtaagaaaatcacaatttcacaaagcccaaggtgacatcttcagatgtcctgtttgtctgacaaaaagTTCAAAACTCAAAGCTagtcagtttactatcataaaaGAATAAGGAAACTAGAAAATAttcacacttgagaagctggaaccagaaaactAGCGcattcttttctttaaaaaaaaagactgaaaacaattCATCTATCAgaatagttgccgattaattttctgtcgattgactaatcaatttatCAGCTAATCGTTGCAGCTATACTCTATACTTTGGGTTTACaactgttgttcagacaaaagaAGCCTTTTGAAGAAGTGATCTTGGGCTCCgggaacttgtgatgggaaTTGTCCATTTTGCTCTGCCATTTATTAAAACAAgcatttaattgatttaacaATTAAGTATTTGGCAGATTAACTGATGAGGATAAATAATTTCTAGGTTCAGCCCTAATCATGTCTAGAATGCAAAATTGGATTAGAAATAATGGGGAAACTTGGCTATTGCAGCAGGAAAGATAGCAGGAGGTAGCGTAAAAGGTACAATAATGATGTGTGTAAAGTCCTGTGTATGTTTCAATTATACTGTTGGGTAGGATCGAAAGGACAGAATTTTCTCAGTCTTCGCTCCTGAAACTCCCTGTTTTTCTGGTGTAGATTTCCGCGGAGTTGTACGTTTCGGGGTCGTGACCAACAGAAAGGTGGCAGAGGCCATCTCCCTACAAGAGGATGAAACAGTTTACCTCCACAGAAGATTTAACTCCTCTTTGGTAAGCAGTGTCATCAGGCCATTATGGACTACAAAATAATGGctagaaaatataattaaatactgaaaaaatttTACTATAATTCTAGATGTTTAATAAGGCTTTGCACTGGCACtgtgctgtatgtttttcttttctttcagattttccCTCGAAGGGAACGTAACTTCACATCAGAGGCCATCTGTAGCTGGGTGTTCGAACACCACGAGACCGTCCTCCAGTGGCTGCAGCCCCCGGGAACAAAGTCCCGCCTCCTGGAACAGGAGCTGACTAAAGGTcctgcactgctgctgttcctACCGCACAATCCACTCGGGTCCAAGCCAAATCCCATACTACAGCAGGTGAGCAGCAATAGGGAAAAAGTTAGCTGCATTTGAAACAGTGCACCATAGCATCTTATTTAATTGTCTCAAGATAGTAAGGTTTCTCTGACACTGTCCTAATCTGGTTCTAATCCCACCTAAACCATAAAACATTCTCTAATGTTGTTGGGAATGCTTCATCCTTTACTGCCCATCTCACTGGTGGTGTGCCACAGGGCTCAGTTTTAGTTCCTCTACTGGTATCATACTTCTTCTTGGGGACATTATTCGCTAATAtaacattaatataaattttaaatttttatgctGAGGATAACCAGGTGTATGTATCAATAACACCTGGCGACAGAAGCAGTCTTGTTAGTCTCATTAACTGCCGTAAGGGGATTAAATGCTGGATATCCGCCAACTTCCTGCAGCTGAACGTCAGTAAATCGGACATCATATTATTCGATCCACCCAGTTGCTTTCATCTCATCTATTATAACTTTGGCCGATTGTCAGTAAATGTTAAACCTGTAGCTAAAAATCTGGGACTTCTATTCCACTCTAACCTCAGTTTTCTATGCTCACGCAAAGAAGGTTATACAGTCCTCCTCTCTCTacttcaaaaaaaacatatccttGAATTAAAAAATTCAAGGAAGCCTGACCACTTCTCCCCCTACCTTAGCCTTCTCTCATTGGCTACCAGTTCATTTCGGATTTAATTTCAACATGTTATTGATTAGATTCAAGGCTAAATTAGGTCTTGCCCAAAAAATACATTAGTGAATTCTGGACTCCTCGTGAGCCGGAGCCCAGCCTAAGGTCCATTGGTAAAGGTCGCGTCTCTGTTCCTAGTACCCGGTGAGTAGTTAGAGGTTACTAACCTGGAGGTTACGTAAGGGTTctaatgtgaatgttttctccttttttctctacataagtgtaatttatttttgtctttttgtatgTACGTAGTCTTGTTTTGATGATTACTGTGTGAAGCACAAGTAAGTCTGTACAAGGTCTGTaccaataaaataataattattagggtttttttttgctacagtttttattgttttattgtttttttaaatcttattttatttaaatttataatttcCTGCCTAATTTTCTAGTTCTTAATGTAGTTCTTAATGTGTTTAATCCTGTTGAAAACCATGGAAAGCACTTtctaacttttgttttgaaaagagctgtataaattatcatttttatttttaccttttttttttttttttttttgtctttcagattGCAGACATTGCTGTGCGTTATCATTCCTGTGACAATAATAACCACTCCAGCTTGGACAATAGTTTCACCTCCCACGCGCTGTGCTGCCAATCAGTTCCTCTCCCAGAGTccagtacaagtgtgtgtgaggtgtgtcTCAGCTTGTCAAGACCGAGTCTGACCAGCTCTTACGTACGCTGCTTGTTCCCCTCAATGGATCAGAGAGGAGACGTGTTGCAGACTTATCTCAGACACTGTTGCCTCCACCAACTACCTGTCCCCCTGTCCATAAAAACTGCAACCTCAGTGGGCTGTAGCAACCTTCTGAACAGCTACAGCCCCTTTAGTCAGTACAGTGCCTGCTGCAGAAAACTAGAACCTCAGCTCATTGCATCACAAGACAAAGAGGGGCCAGATATGCATAGAGATTCCCCTCCGCCTCCTTCTTcgtccatccctccatcttcaGTCTCTCAGCGGGGAGGAGATGGCATCACGGGGCTCCGGTGTCAGACCAACAGGACGCTAAGGTTTTATGTGCTGGATGTTGCTCTGAACTGGCCTCTGGCGATGAGGCTCGGGGCGCTGGGCAACAGAACTGCTTCTCTTCACCAGGAGGCCGGTATACCAGGCGACGGGAGCAGCGACGGGTCGTTTGCAGCTATTGTGAACCTGAAGGATGAGGTTCATTATGTTCTCCATCGCAGCCCAGCAACCACACTGACAGAGTCTCTGGGTAAGACGAGGAAAGAATTATATTTAtgctcagtggccactttattaggtacaccagTAAACTCTAATGTGATCTAATACAACAGCTCAGCCATGACTGCTACCTTTCCAAAGAcaataatgttcatttttgattgatactgtcagagaggtattaatttaactacatgtttattattgaggttGTATTTTGAAATGGCTAATAACTGCGTTCCAACCAATGGAACCAGGGTCTAAATTAATTTCTGGGAAGGCAGTTTTACTCTTTAAAAAGTCCCTGCTCAGGGGGTAGTACTTTCTGAAGGTTCAGGTACGCTAGCATGTCCCACAGCATTGATATACAcccagtat is drawn from Xiphias gladius isolate SHS-SW01 ecotype Sanya breed wild chromosome 15, ASM1685928v1, whole genome shotgun sequence and contains these coding sequences:
- the txndc11 gene encoding thioredoxin domain-containing protein 11 isoform X3, translating into MLRRVRQSLRQVLFLMARRPDLLCGAIALGVLLILAVKFTCSRAKNVVAAAQPPVRFFSAEAPVVDLYLGQLDQVEKLRSVAEVSLIFFYAPWCAHSMAARQEVQQVAKKLAKQVQFVAVNCWYSQGKCRRQNRFYQYPVIHLFYRRFGPIEYKGPFVAPYVESFILRVITPLTYLPSRATLEDFLSYHEPRVVGFFQFNSSPQPPGYITYLSSALHALKRDFRGVVRFGVVTNRKVAEAISLQEDETVYLHRRFNSSLIFPRRERNFTSEAICSWVFEHHETVLQWLQPPGTKSRLLEQELTKGPALLLFLPHNPLGSKPNPILQQIADIAVRYHSCDNNNHSSLDNSFTSHALCCQSVPLPESSTSVCEVCLSLSRPSLTSSYVRCLFPSMDQRGDVLQTYLRHCCLHQLPVPLSIKTATSVGCSNLLNSYSPFSQYSACCRKLEPQLIASQDKEGPDMHRDSPPPPSSSIPPSSVSQRGGDGITGLRCQTNRTLRFYVLDVALNWPLAMRLGALGNRTASLHQEAGIPGDGSSDGSFAAIVNLKDEVHYVLHRSPATTLTESLEAFIRNFSAPYSLLQRHLVGQENGKGGEEEAGHPDEVRQTSPRPLITELTTSSFLPSVMDLQKDVLLFYYTQWCGFCSVLNHIIIQLARLLQGNSTITVARVNVGRNDLPWEFMVDHVPSVLLFPRYRKHLSVKFPDDLPITLPNLLHFILQHSGSVHDADKPVTSSVEADGPGPSAILRAEFLALQREVQTLHRARERLSQQLAQLWRDHRRLTFDTRSLEAQNAELQQERQSLEEQHQEKSRQLGEAVRRLQELADTSENLLNENTLLRILLRALKDRTERQNRKETIWPPDHKSAGNPENDTATRRREGKGPGNESKTGVDEKESCDYTGDVVRRERTK
- the txndc11 gene encoding thioredoxin domain-containing protein 11 isoform X1, which codes for MLRRVRQSLRQVLFLMARRPDLLCGAIALGVLLILAVKFTCSRAKNVVAAAQPPVRFFSAEAPVVDLYLGQLDQVEKLRSVAEVSLIFFYAPWCAHSMAARQEVQQVAKKLAKQVQFVAVNCWYSQGKCRRQNRFYQYPVIHLFYRRFGPIEYKGPFVAPYVESFILRVITPLTYLPSRATLEDFLSYHEPRVVGFFQFNSSPQPPGYITYLSSALHALKRDFRGVVRFGVVTNRKVAEAISLQEDETVYLHRRFNSSLIFPRRERNFTSEAICSWVFEHHETVLQWLQPPGTKSRLLEQELTKGPALLLFLPHNPLGSKPNPILQQIADIAVRYHSCDNNNHSSLDNSFTSHALCCQSVPLPESSTSVCEVCLSLSRPSLTSSYVRCLFPSMDQRGDVLQTYLRHCCLHQLPVPLSIKTATSVGCSNLLNSYSPFSQYSACCRKLEPQLIASQDKEGPDMHRDSPPPPSSSIPPSSVSQRGGDGITGLRCQTNRTLRFYVLDVALNWPLAMRLGALGNRTASLHQEAGIPGDGSSDGSFAAIVNLKDEVHYVLHRSPATTLTESLEAFIRNFSAPYSLLQRHLVGQENGKGGEEEAGHPDEVRQTSPRPLITELTTSSFLPSVMDLQKDVLLFYYTQWCGFCSVLNHIIIQLARLLQGNSTITVARVNVGRNDLPWEFMVDHVPSVLLFPRYRKHLSVKFPDDLPITLPNLLHFILQHSGSVHDADKPVTSSVEADGPGPSAILRAEFLALQREVQTLHRARERLSQQLAQLWRDHRRLTFDTRSLEAQNAELQQERQSLEEQHQEKSRQLGEAVRRLQELADTSENLLNENTLLRILLRALKDRTEAREQAEVERKEAEQKRNHMAS